A genomic window from Micromonospora ferruginea includes:
- a CDS encoding tetratricopeptide repeat protein, translating into MTGGPERYDCHRDHGPYAGVSAFLGRVAADRPRLAARHTVELRAIAPQLDPAARPAAEEEPIRFHPARRTAYLAYGAAELVAAWAGTLRRPVTVRFDHVASADETTAELLDALARRLGSTPVRLDLRDDAASDPAPDERTPQALRRALGDGLAGGFYHHAARVARRGRATVTPDGDLRHWWAFTTGLATALAALDRAAEALDLYDEARAVTDDPKITMSAAYATAMLHARHLPAADQDPEQARLWLERALHLAAGLADPRQRLLSTVFYEQGLALLDSRAGRPDRALRLVDDGLARLTAALGPGERPQDLARLRHNRAQVHLALGDPTRALADLDTVIAHDPDNCEYYVDRAALYRAAGRTRDAIRDYDAAIRLGPHLPEAYYNRAVLQQERGRPGRARADLERVLAIDPGHLDARIALVNLHVERGALDAAEADARAGLAGAPQDPALLCTLGLVRAERGGPAEADELLTRALSEDPDLVEAWTNRAAVRFERGDVAAALADLDRAVALSAAPVPRYNRGTALARLGRWDEAAHDFAQALAQPGLNRALRRDLRAELARCRRALAG; encoded by the coding sequence GTGACCGGCGGTCCGGAGCGCTACGACTGCCACCGCGACCACGGGCCGTACGCCGGGGTCTCGGCCTTCCTCGGCCGGGTCGCCGCCGACCGGCCCCGCCTGGCGGCCCGGCACACCGTCGAGCTGCGCGCGATCGCCCCCCAGCTCGATCCGGCGGCCCGGCCGGCCGCCGAGGAGGAGCCGATCCGGTTCCACCCCGCCCGCCGGACCGCCTACCTGGCCTACGGCGCGGCGGAACTGGTGGCGGCCTGGGCCGGTACGCTCCGGCGGCCCGTGACCGTCCGGTTCGACCACGTCGCCAGTGCCGACGAGACGACCGCCGAGCTGCTGGACGCGCTGGCCCGCCGGCTCGGATCGACCCCGGTGCGTCTCGACCTACGCGACGACGCGGCCTCCGACCCGGCGCCCGACGAACGCACCCCGCAGGCGTTACGGCGGGCCCTGGGTGACGGCCTGGCCGGCGGCTTCTACCACCACGCGGCCCGGGTCGCCCGGCGCGGGCGGGCGACGGTCACCCCGGACGGCGACCTGCGGCACTGGTGGGCGTTCACCACCGGCCTGGCCACCGCGCTGGCGGCCCTGGACCGGGCCGCCGAGGCGCTCGACCTCTACGACGAGGCGCGGGCCGTCACCGACGATCCGAAGATCACCATGTCGGCCGCGTACGCCACCGCCATGCTGCACGCCCGGCACCTGCCGGCGGCCGACCAGGACCCGGAACAGGCCCGGCTCTGGCTGGAACGGGCGCTGCACCTCGCCGCCGGGCTGGCCGACCCCCGCCAGCGGCTGCTGTCGACGGTCTTCTACGAGCAGGGCCTGGCGCTGCTGGACAGCCGGGCCGGCCGGCCCGACCGCGCGCTGCGGCTCGTCGACGACGGGCTGGCCCGGTTGACGGCCGCGCTCGGCCCCGGCGAGCGCCCGCAGGACCTGGCCCGACTGCGCCACAACCGGGCGCAGGTCCACCTCGCGCTGGGCGACCCGACGCGGGCGCTTGCCGACCTGGACACCGTGATCGCCCACGACCCCGACAACTGCGAGTACTACGTGGACCGCGCTGCGCTGTACCGTGCGGCGGGCCGGACCCGGGACGCGATCAGGGACTACGACGCCGCCATCCGACTGGGACCGCACCTGCCCGAGGCGTACTACAACCGGGCCGTGCTCCAGCAGGAACGGGGCCGCCCCGGTCGAGCGCGCGCCGACCTGGAGCGCGTGCTCGCCATCGACCCCGGCCACCTCGACGCCCGGATCGCCCTGGTCAACCTGCACGTGGAGCGCGGCGCGCTCGACGCCGCCGAGGCCGACGCACGTGCCGGGCTGGCCGGCGCTCCGCAGGACCCCGCACTGCTGTGCACCCTGGGCCTGGTCCGCGCCGAACGCGGCGGACCCGCCGAGGCCGACGAACTGCTCACCCGCGCCCTCAGCGAGGACCCCGACCTGGTGGAAGCGTGGACGAACCGGGCCGCCGTCCGGTTCGAGCGCGGCGACGTGGCCGCCGCGCTCGCCGACCTGGATCGGGCGGTGGCGCTGTCGGCTGCCCCCGTGCCCCGCTACAACCGGGGTACGGCCCTGGCCCGACTGGGCCGGTGGGACGAGGCGGCCCACGACTTCGCCCAGGCGCTCGCCCAGCCCGGCCTGAACCGTGCCCTGCGCCGGGACCTGCGCGCGGAACTTGCCCGTTGCCGCCGCGCGCTGGCCGGCTGA
- a CDS encoding alpha/beta hydrolase — MPPRPLRIAAVLAAAVLALTGCTGGVSTAAPGRSSPAPDPVRWKECGPGLDCATVEVPLEYADPDGEQITLAVTRHRATDPARRIGSLFINPGGPGVSATETVASIDAANGKGPYSPDVVARFDVVGMDPRGVGRSGAVRCLTDEQRAAQAAEDRDPTIPGGKPFGKLLTDARTFAKGCLDHQSPEFLASLSTDNVARDLDRVRAALGEEKITFYGASYGTVVGPMYATLFPDRVRQMVLDAPVDTDLWQNDPLRLLDDVARSNEETLDAWFETCRREGVQVCAFGNGDPKAALDALITKLEAKPLRVPPVEGLTPGGTLDGAMALEAVRAAAGNRVLWPTLTAGLLAAQQGNGTALHFLVSRITVAPFGGPFAILQEPHNAVRCVDWPELDKLSAHHAAAKKITERGERLGSRAAYSALNCALWPVENKDRVTRELTGAGAPPILVVGGRLDNVSPYHWAEAMAKRLENAVLLTREGVAHTSYRTSGPCVDSAVDAVLIDGKLPADGTTCEAVPPATTRPPAR; from the coding sequence GTGCCACCCCGACCGCTCCGGATCGCCGCGGTGCTGGCCGCCGCCGTGCTGGCCCTTACCGGTTGCACCGGCGGCGTCAGCACGGCGGCGCCGGGCCGCTCCTCGCCGGCCCCGGACCCGGTGCGGTGGAAGGAGTGCGGGCCGGGCCTCGACTGCGCCACCGTCGAGGTGCCCCTGGAGTACGCGGACCCGGACGGCGAGCAGATCACGCTCGCCGTGACCCGGCACCGTGCCACCGATCCGGCGCGACGCATCGGCAGCCTGTTCATCAACCCGGGTGGCCCGGGGGTGTCGGCCACCGAGACTGTCGCGTCCATCGACGCCGCCAACGGCAAGGGCCCCTACTCGCCCGACGTCGTCGCCCGGTTCGACGTCGTCGGCATGGACCCGCGCGGTGTCGGCAGATCCGGCGCCGTGCGCTGCCTCACCGACGAGCAACGCGCCGCGCAGGCGGCCGAGGACCGCGACCCGACCATCCCCGGCGGCAAGCCGTTCGGCAAGCTGCTCACCGACGCCCGCACCTTCGCCAAGGGCTGCCTGGACCACCAGAGCCCCGAGTTCCTGGCGAGCCTGTCCACCGACAACGTGGCCCGTGACCTGGACCGGGTACGCGCCGCGCTCGGCGAGGAGAAGATCACCTTCTACGGCGCCTCCTACGGCACGGTGGTCGGCCCGATGTACGCCACGCTCTTCCCCGACCGCGTACGCCAGATGGTGCTCGACGCCCCGGTCGACACCGACCTGTGGCAGAACGACCCGCTGCGGCTCCTGGACGACGTCGCCCGCTCCAACGAGGAGACGCTCGACGCCTGGTTCGAGACCTGCCGCCGCGAGGGCGTGCAGGTGTGCGCGTTCGGCAACGGCGATCCGAAGGCCGCGCTGGACGCCCTGATCACCAAGCTGGAGGCGAAGCCGCTGCGGGTCCCCCCGGTGGAGGGCCTCACGCCGGGCGGCACCCTCGACGGGGCGATGGCCCTGGAAGCCGTACGGGCCGCCGCCGGCAACCGGGTGCTCTGGCCCACCCTCACCGCGGGCCTGCTCGCCGCGCAGCAGGGCAACGGCACGGCTCTGCACTTCCTGGTCTCACGGATCACGGTCGCGCCGTTCGGTGGGCCGTTCGCGATCCTCCAGGAGCCGCACAACGCCGTCCGGTGCGTCGACTGGCCGGAGCTGGACAAGCTGTCCGCGCACCACGCGGCGGCGAAGAAGATCACCGAGCGCGGGGAACGGCTCGGCAGCCGAGCCGCCTACAGCGCGCTGAACTGTGCGCTGTGGCCCGTCGAGAACAAGGACCGCGTCACCCGGGAGCTCACCGGCGCCGGGGCCCCGCCGATCCTGGTGGTCGGCGGCCGGCTGGACAACGTGTCCCCGTACCACTGGGCGGAGGCCATGGCGAAGCGGCTGGAGAATGCCGTCCTGCTCACCCGCGAGGGCGTCGCGCACACCTCCTACCGCACCAGCGGCCCGTGCGTCGATTCCGCCGTCGACGCCGTGCTGATCGATGGGAAGCTGCCCGCCGACGGCACCACCTGCGAGGCCGTACCCCCGGCCACCACCCGCCCGCCCGCTCGGTAG
- a CDS encoding WD40/YVTN/BNR-like repeat-containing protein, with the protein MSDREFTGFDVDTVADAVRQPPLDDLRSAVRARLRRRTGGVALALVVVFAGMAVLPLAAGTRGVGWADPTPLPQVRDRATQLFMTGPDSGVGVEQVDFGCTVRFTHTEDGGRSWADWDAARYQATTCRVDGSGNKNADLDFSVLGERSYLVRDGDRSRLSTDYGRTWQDAEQAMVTVPAFPAKARPVFCQEGCGALRQPLAVDPATGAVYRLSGVPTSPYPPFSIYPSADGTIWVTYWPGDPGVMVVARSVDRGATWNIWRPAKGANVIAVAGISEREAYLLIEPPPPPGAQPMEITGPSQLLRTTDGGATWNDVGTDLPGAPVNRPFTIGSDGSLLVAQLGHLRPDLISALLVSRDGGRHFTKEREYGGGDGSVGVAPGYAWVYGRDDVSALGADHVLITQDGASWTRFALPD; encoded by the coding sequence ATGTCCGATCGTGAGTTCACCGGCTTCGACGTCGACACCGTTGCCGACGCCGTCCGGCAGCCACCCCTCGACGACCTTCGTTCCGCGGTGCGGGCCCGCCTTCGGCGACGCACCGGCGGGGTGGCGCTGGCCCTCGTGGTGGTCTTCGCCGGCATGGCGGTCCTGCCCCTGGCCGCCGGCACGCGCGGGGTCGGCTGGGCCGACCCGACCCCACTCCCGCAGGTACGGGACCGCGCCACCCAGCTCTTCATGACCGGTCCGGACTCCGGCGTCGGCGTCGAACAGGTCGACTTCGGCTGCACGGTGCGCTTCACGCACACCGAGGACGGCGGGCGGAGCTGGGCCGACTGGGACGCGGCCCGGTACCAGGCCACGACCTGCCGGGTCGACGGCTCCGGCAACAAGAATGCCGACCTGGACTTCTCCGTGCTCGGAGAGCGCTCCTACCTGGTCCGCGACGGCGACAGGTCCCGCCTCTCCACCGACTACGGCCGGACCTGGCAGGACGCGGAGCAGGCAATGGTGACGGTGCCCGCGTTCCCCGCGAAGGCCCGTCCCGTCTTCTGCCAGGAGGGCTGCGGGGCACTCCGCCAGCCGCTCGCCGTGGACCCGGCGACCGGTGCGGTGTACCGGCTCAGCGGGGTACCGACTTCGCCCTACCCGCCGTTCAGCATCTATCCGAGTGCGGACGGGACGATCTGGGTGACCTACTGGCCGGGTGACCCCGGCGTCATGGTGGTCGCCCGTAGCGTCGACCGGGGTGCCACCTGGAACATCTGGCGGCCGGCCAAGGGGGCGAACGTCATCGCTGTGGCAGGGATCAGCGAGCGGGAGGCGTACCTGCTGATCGAGCCCCCGCCGCCGCCCGGCGCCCAGCCGATGGAAATCACGGGTCCGTCCCAGTTGCTGCGCACCACGGACGGCGGAGCGACCTGGAACGATGTCGGCACCGACCTGCCAGGGGCGCCGGTGAACAGGCCCTTCACCATCGGCTCGGACGGCTCCCTGCTGGTCGCCCAGCTTGGCCACCTGAGGCCCGACCTGATCTCCGCCCTGCTCGTGAGCCGGGACGGGGGCCGGCACTTCACCAAGGAACGCGAGTACGGCGGCGGCGACGGCTCGGTGGGAGTCGCTCCCGGCTACGCCTGGGTCTACGGCCGCGACGACGTGTCGGCGCTCGGCGCGGACCACGTCCTGATCACCCAGGACGGAGCCTCCTGGACCCGATTCGCCCTCCCCGACTGA
- a CDS encoding alpha/beta hydrolase family protein, with protein MSEEAGTTMHTDHRTAPRIVSVKPVPVATTGRDPGLSVKVTAPATGDHLPVIVFSHGNAWSMDGYEPLVDRWAAAGFVVVQPTHLDSRRHGIGFDDPRFGTIWRVRIADLHAVVDRLDDIMAQARAAEVHASVDHDRIAAVGHSWGGQTVGTLLGARVLDADGRPGEDFTHPAVRAGALLAATGTGDTLTPFAVEHLPFMRPDYSTMTTPALVVAGDQDRSAMSTRGPDWFTDAYHLSPAPKSLLTVVDGEHTLGGVAGEKVAETTDEDPARVAFIADAVSAYLLDALGLDGVAWKALGDRVATSDGAYRLADR; from the coding sequence ATGTCAGAAGAGGCAGGCACCACCATGCACACCGACCACCGCACCGCACCCCGGATCGTCTCGGTCAAGCCCGTCCCGGTGGCCACCACCGGGCGCGACCCCGGCCTGTCGGTTAAGGTCACCGCCCCGGCGACCGGCGACCACCTGCCGGTGATCGTCTTCTCGCACGGCAACGCCTGGTCGATGGACGGCTACGAGCCGCTCGTCGACAGGTGGGCCGCCGCCGGATTCGTCGTCGTCCAGCCGACCCACCTCGACTCCCGACGCCACGGCATCGGGTTCGACGACCCGCGGTTCGGCACCATCTGGCGGGTCCGGATCGCCGACCTGCACGCCGTCGTCGACCGGCTCGACGACATCATGGCCCAGGCCCGAGCCGCCGAGGTGCACGCCAGCGTCGACCACGACCGGATCGCCGCCGTCGGCCACTCCTGGGGCGGCCAGACCGTCGGCACCCTGCTCGGCGCCCGCGTCCTCGACGCCGACGGCCGGCCGGGCGAGGACTTCACCCACCCCGCGGTCCGGGCCGGCGCGCTCCTCGCCGCCACCGGCACCGGCGACACGCTCACCCCGTTCGCCGTCGAGCATCTGCCGTTCATGCGGCCGGACTACTCCACCATGACCACACCGGCCCTGGTCGTGGCCGGCGACCAGGACCGGTCGGCGATGTCCACCCGGGGGCCGGACTGGTTCACCGACGCCTACCACCTCAGCCCCGCGCCCAAGAGCCTGCTCACCGTCGTGGACGGGGAACACACCCTCGGCGGGGTCGCCGGCGAGAAGGTCGCCGAGACCACCGACGAGGACCCGGCCCGCGTCGCCTTCATCGCGGACGCGGTCTCCGCGTACCTGCTCGACGCCCTCGGTCTCGACGGCGTCGCCTGGAAGGCCCTCGGCGACCGCGTCGCGACCAGCGACGGCGCCTACCGCCTCGCCGACCGGTAG
- a CDS encoding TetR/AcrR family transcriptional regulator, which translates to MTEATGARQAGVRRNREALLAAAAAVFVEQGVQAPIRDIAGRAGVGLGTVYRHFPSRAELVTAVYRHQIEECVALAAALRRESVAPVEALTRWIDAFVEFLVTKHGLGAALQSEDPGLHTLHTLMLDELVPACASLIEAGVAAGDIDPEVTAHTLMRAVGNLCILGPGYERAHAQDMVARLLAGCRRTR; encoded by the coding sequence GTGACCGAGGCCACCGGCGCACGCCAGGCAGGCGTCCGGCGCAACCGCGAGGCGCTGCTCGCCGCCGCCGCGGCGGTGTTCGTGGAGCAGGGCGTCCAGGCGCCGATCCGGGACATCGCCGGGCGCGCGGGCGTGGGCCTGGGCACGGTCTACCGCCACTTCCCGAGCCGGGCCGAGCTGGTCACCGCCGTCTACCGACACCAGATCGAGGAGTGCGTCGCGCTGGCCGCCGCGCTGCGCCGCGAGTCCGTCGCCCCCGTCGAGGCGCTGACGCGCTGGATCGACGCGTTCGTCGAGTTCCTGGTGACCAAGCACGGGCTGGGCGCCGCCCTGCAGTCCGAGGACCCCGGCCTGCACACCCTGCACACGCTGATGCTCGACGAACTCGTGCCCGCGTGCGCCTCGCTGATCGAGGCCGGCGTCGCGGCCGGGGACATCGACCCCGAGGTGACCGCGCACACCCTCATGCGCGCGGTGGGCAACCTGTGCATCCTCGGACCGGGCTACGAGCGCGCGCACGCGCAGGACATGGTGGCCCGCCTGCTCGCCGGGTGCCGCCGCACCCGCTGA
- a CDS encoding sensor histidine kinase, protein MSRATETPRRTLREAVDDRVVDATLIVLAGVVGLISVISQVTDPTPVAAWLRYADWVTGLLGCLALWWRRRFPFVLGVVLSVASSYSETVAPAAVVALFTVAVHRSTRETAVVCAVSLAALAGYQVQWPETAAPPVTVFTIIGLGNLATVAWGLSVRSRRALVAALRERAAAAEVEALLRTEHAAREAREALAREMHDVLGHRLSLLSVHAGALTYSRDAPAADRARAAEVVRENAHRALQDLREVIGVLRAPVGELPLPGVGNIPELIDEARQAGTPVELRDEAGVTTDDRNLPETQGRTLYRLVQEGLTNVRKHAPGTSVVVRVTGRPGDQVTAEVVNAPPAGPPARTDGSGAGLRGLGERARLVGGQLDHGPTDSGGWRVRLRLPWPS, encoded by the coding sequence ATGAGCCGGGCAACCGAGACCCCACGGCGGACACTCCGGGAGGCGGTGGACGACCGGGTGGTCGACGCCACCCTGATCGTGCTGGCCGGGGTGGTGGGCCTGATCTCGGTGATCTCCCAGGTGACCGACCCGACGCCGGTCGCCGCCTGGCTCCGGTACGCGGACTGGGTCACCGGGCTGCTCGGCTGCCTGGCGCTGTGGTGGCGGCGCCGGTTCCCGTTCGTGCTCGGCGTCGTCCTGTCCGTGGCGAGTTCGTACTCGGAGACGGTCGCCCCGGCCGCGGTCGTCGCGTTGTTTACCGTCGCGGTGCATCGCTCGACCCGGGAGACGGCCGTGGTGTGTGCGGTCAGCCTCGCCGCGCTCGCCGGGTATCAGGTGCAGTGGCCGGAGACGGCGGCGCCGCCGGTGACGGTGTTCACCATCATCGGGTTGGGGAACCTCGCCACCGTGGCGTGGGGGCTGTCCGTACGCAGCCGCCGGGCGCTGGTCGCGGCCCTGCGGGAGCGGGCGGCGGCGGCCGAGGTCGAGGCGCTGCTGCGGACCGAGCATGCGGCCCGGGAGGCCCGGGAGGCGCTCGCGCGGGAGATGCACGACGTCCTCGGACACCGGCTCTCGCTGCTCAGCGTCCACGCGGGCGCCCTCACCTACTCCCGCGACGCGCCGGCTGCGGACCGGGCGCGGGCCGCCGAGGTGGTCCGCGAGAACGCGCACCGCGCCCTGCAGGACCTCCGCGAGGTGATCGGGGTGCTCCGGGCCCCCGTGGGTGAGCTGCCGCTGCCGGGCGTCGGGAACATCCCGGAGCTGATCGACGAGGCCCGTCAGGCCGGGACGCCGGTCGAGCTGCGGGACGAGGCCGGCGTGACGACCGACGACCGGAACCTCCCGGAGACGCAGGGTCGCACGCTCTACCGCCTCGTGCAGGAGGGCCTGACCAACGTCCGCAAGCACGCGCCGGGCACGTCGGTGGTGGTCCGGGTCACCGGACGGCCCGGCGACCAGGTGACCGCCGAGGTGGTGAACGCGCCGCCGGCCGGTCCGCCCGCGCGTACCGATGGTTCCGGGGCGGGTCTGCGCGGGCTCGGGGAGCGCGCCCGGCTCGTCGGCGGGCAGCTCGACCACGGGCCGACCGACTCGGGCGGCTGGCGGGTCCGGCTGCGACTACCCTGGCCGTCGTGA
- a CDS encoding SigE family RNA polymerase sigma factor: MQLPGPVAPFYLRHEEAGDVRAEDEQAFREFVTSQMASLRKLAYVTCGDWHAAEDAVANALVKLYPRWRKLERPDLYVKTMVYRAAVDETRRPWRRERSAGDAMPDVVSRDPAGTTDERMRLRVALDAVPARQRAAVVLRHYLDLSLEDTARVLDCTVGTAKSQVSRGLAKLRESLDGEHLNLTGTSMEEWTNAVA, encoded by the coding sequence GTGCAACTTCCCGGACCGGTGGCTCCGTTCTACCTCCGGCACGAGGAGGCAGGCGACGTGAGAGCCGAAGACGAGCAAGCATTCCGCGAGTTCGTGACGTCACAGATGGCGTCGCTGCGCAAGCTGGCGTACGTGACCTGCGGCGACTGGCACGCGGCGGAGGACGCCGTGGCCAACGCGCTGGTCAAGCTCTATCCCCGCTGGCGGAAGCTGGAACGGCCCGATCTCTACGTGAAGACCATGGTCTACCGGGCCGCGGTCGACGAGACCCGCCGCCCCTGGCGGCGTGAACGGTCGGCCGGTGACGCCATGCCCGACGTCGTGTCGCGGGACCCCGCCGGCACGACCGACGAGCGGATGCGGCTGCGGGTGGCGCTCGACGCCGTACCGGCCCGGCAGCGGGCCGCGGTCGTGCTCCGGCACTACCTGGACCTGAGCCTGGAGGACACCGCCCGCGTCCTCGACTGCACCGTGGGCACCGCCAAGAGCCAGGTCTCCCGTGGGCTGGCGAAACTGCGCGAGTCGCTCGACGGCGAACACCTCAACCTCACCGGGACGTCGATGGAGGAGTGGACCAATGCAGTTGCGTGA
- a CDS encoding response regulator transcription factor has protein sequence MTRLPPADDTPAGDGPVIDVLLADDDPVVRFGLKMMLGGAPDLRVVAEASDGAEAVELARRHRPDVVLMDIRMPGTDGLTATETLRGGSSGPQVIVFTTFDADARVLRALRAGAAGFLLKDTPPDELVVAIRHAAQGRPVLSPEVMRRLIARVADAEDDGRQQAARRRLDVLADRERTVATEIGAGRTNAEIAARHHLGLTTVKTHVSAILTKLDLTNRVQVALLVQEAGLVPPE, from the coding sequence GTGACCCGTCTCCCGCCCGCCGACGACACGCCTGCCGGCGACGGGCCGGTCATCGACGTGCTGCTGGCCGACGACGACCCGGTGGTCCGGTTCGGGCTGAAGATGATGCTGGGCGGGGCTCCCGACCTGCGGGTGGTGGCGGAGGCGAGCGACGGCGCGGAAGCGGTGGAGTTGGCCCGGCGCCACCGGCCCGACGTGGTGCTGATGGACATCCGGATGCCCGGCACCGACGGGCTCACCGCCACCGAGACGCTGCGCGGCGGCTCGTCCGGCCCGCAGGTCATCGTGTTCACCACCTTCGACGCCGACGCCCGTGTCCTGCGTGCCCTGCGGGCGGGCGCGGCCGGGTTCCTCCTGAAGGACACCCCGCCCGACGAGCTCGTCGTGGCGATCCGGCACGCGGCGCAGGGTCGTCCCGTGCTCTCGCCGGAGGTGATGCGTCGGCTCATCGCGCGGGTCGCGGACGCCGAGGACGACGGTCGGCAGCAGGCCGCCCGACGTCGCCTCGACGTGCTCGCCGACCGGGAGCGGACGGTGGCGACCGAGATCGGCGCCGGGCGCACCAACGCGGAGATCGCCGCGCGGCACCACCTCGGCCTGACCACGGTCAAGACCCACGTGTCGGCGATCCTCACCAAGCTGGACCTCACCAACCGCGTACAGGTGGCGCTGCTCGTGCAGGAGGCGGGACTCGTCCCCCCGGAGTGA
- a CDS encoding heavy metal translocating P-type ATPase, whose protein sequence is MSAEAHQHDTDMTAGHAEHGGSGHGAHDKHAGHDPEAFRRKFWLTLVLTVPIVATSHMVMDWFGYRLDFPGIGLVGPVLGTVVFGYGGWPFLQGAVREMRDRAPGMMLLIAMAITVAYVASLATALGAFDLDFWWELAALVTIMLLGHWQEMKAIGQARGALAALAALLPDDADRIGDDGQPHRVSVADLRVGDLVLVRPGGRVPADGKIVDGGADLDESMITGESRPVARRIGDRVVAGTVATDAAIRVRVDAVGEDTALAGIQRLVAQAQRSSGRAQVLADRFAAWLFYIATATAAVTLVVWSVLGNLDEAVVRTVTVLVIACPHALGLAIPLVIALSTAVAAKGGILVKDRLALERMRTVDAVLFDKTGTLTRGEHVVTGVVGGGDTSDDEVLAVAAAVEADSEHPLARAIVAAAQQRELSRRASGFRSLTGRGVQAEVDGDTYAVGGPALLRELNATATEGLAARTKEWADRGSAVLHLLRTDGDRAVVVGALALADEVRPEARQAIADLRAQGIRKIVMITGDARPVADAVAADLGFRPGEDEVYAEVLPADKDDAVADLQRRGLRVAMVGDGVNDAPALARADVGIAIGAGTDVAIESAGVVLASSDPRAVTGVIALSRASYRKMIQNLAWAAGYNVVALPLAAGALAWAGVTLSPAVGAVLMSASTIVVALNAQLLRRVRLRPQES, encoded by the coding sequence ATGTCCGCTGAGGCACACCAGCACGACACCGACATGACTGCCGGCCACGCAGAGCACGGCGGGTCCGGGCACGGCGCTCACGACAAGCACGCCGGGCACGATCCGGAGGCGTTCCGTCGTAAGTTCTGGCTGACCCTGGTTCTCACCGTGCCGATCGTGGCCACCAGTCACATGGTGATGGACTGGTTCGGCTACCGGCTCGATTTCCCCGGGATCGGCCTGGTGGGGCCGGTGCTGGGGACGGTGGTGTTCGGCTACGGCGGTTGGCCGTTCCTGCAGGGCGCGGTAAGGGAAATGCGGGACCGGGCGCCGGGGATGATGCTGCTGATCGCGATGGCGATCACGGTGGCCTACGTGGCGTCGCTGGCCACCGCCCTGGGCGCCTTCGACCTGGACTTCTGGTGGGAACTGGCCGCCCTGGTCACCATCATGCTGCTCGGTCACTGGCAGGAGATGAAGGCCATCGGTCAGGCCCGCGGCGCGCTCGCGGCGCTCGCCGCCCTGCTGCCCGACGACGCCGACCGCATCGGCGACGACGGCCAGCCGCACCGGGTGTCGGTGGCCGACCTGCGGGTGGGTGACCTGGTGCTGGTCCGTCCGGGTGGCCGGGTGCCGGCCGACGGGAAGATCGTCGACGGTGGCGCCGACCTGGACGAATCGATGATCACCGGGGAGTCCCGGCCGGTGGCGCGCCGCATCGGCGACCGGGTGGTGGCGGGCACGGTCGCCACCGACGCGGCGATCCGGGTCCGGGTGGACGCGGTCGGCGAGGACACCGCGCTCGCCGGGATCCAGCGGCTGGTCGCGCAGGCGCAGCGCTCCAGTGGGCGAGCGCAGGTGCTCGCCGACCGGTTCGCCGCCTGGCTGTTCTACATCGCCACCGCCACCGCGGCGGTCACGCTGGTTGTCTGGAGCGTGCTCGGGAACCTCGACGAAGCCGTGGTGCGCACCGTGACCGTGCTGGTGATCGCCTGCCCGCACGCCCTCGGCCTCGCGATCCCGTTGGTGATCGCCCTCTCCACCGCGGTGGCGGCCAAGGGCGGCATCCTGGTCAAGGACCGGCTCGCCCTGGAGCGGATGCGCACCGTGGACGCGGTGCTGTTCGACAAGACCGGCACCCTGACCCGCGGCGAACACGTCGTGACCGGCGTCGTCGGCGGCGGTGACACCAGCGACGACGAGGTGCTCGCGGTCGCCGCCGCGGTCGAGGCCGACAGCGAGCATCCCCTCGCCCGGGCGATCGTCGCCGCCGCGCAGCAGCGGGAGTTGTCCCGGCGGGCGTCCGGCTTCCGGTCGCTGACCGGCCGCGGGGTCCAGGCCGAGGTCGACGGCGACACGTACGCGGTCGGCGGCCCGGCGCTGCTGCGGGAACTGAACGCGACGGCGACCGAAGGGCTGGCGGCCCGTACCAAGGAATGGGCCGACCGGGGGTCGGCGGTGCTGCACCTGCTGCGGACCGACGGCGACCGGGCCGTCGTGGTCGGCGCCCTCGCGCTGGCCGACGAGGTCCGCCCGGAGGCCCGGCAGGCCATCGCGGACCTGCGCGCCCAGGGCATCCGCAAGATCGTCATGATTACCGGGGACGCCCGGCCGGTCGCCGACGCGGTCGCCGCCGACCTCGGCTTCCGGCCCGGTGAGGACGAGGTGTACGCGGAGGTGCTGCCCGCCGACAAGGACGACGCGGTGGCGGACCTGCAGCGGCGGGGGCTGCGGGTGGCCATGGTCGGCGACGGGGTGAACGACGCCCCGGCGCTGGCACGCGCGGACGTGGGCATCGCGATCGGCGCCGGCACGGACGTGGCCATCGAGTCCGCCGGGGTGGTGCTGGCCTCCTCCGACCCGCGCGCGGTGACCGGGGTGATCGCCCTGTCCCGGGCCTCCTACCGCAAGATGATCCAGAACCTGGCCTGGGCCGCCGGCTACAACGTTGTCGCCCTGCCCCTGGCAGCGGGCGCGCTGGCCTGGGCCGGGGTGACGCTCAGCCCCGCCGTCGGGGCGGTGCTCATGTCGGCGTCCACGATCGTGGTGGCGCTCAACGCCCAACTGCTGCGCCGGGTGCGGCTACGTCCGCAGGAGAGCTGA